From a region of the Triticum aestivum cultivar Chinese Spring chromosome 7D, IWGSC CS RefSeq v2.1, whole genome shotgun sequence genome:
- the LOC543292 gene encoding thaumatin-like protein PWIR2 precursor, which yields MATSPVLFLLLAVFAAGASAATFNIKNNCGFTIWPAGIPVGGGFALGSGQTSSINVPAGTQAGRIWARTGCSFNGGSGSCQTGDCGGQLSCSLSGRPPATLAEYTIGGGSTQDFYDISVIDGFNLAMDFSCSTGDALQCRDPSCPPPQAYQHPNDVATHACSGNNNYQITFCP from the coding sequence ATGGCGACCTCCCCggtgctcttcctcctcctcgctgtTTTCGCCGCCGGTGCCAGCGCGGCCACCTTCAACATCAAGAACAACTGTGGCTTCACAATTTGGCCGGCGGGCATCCCGGTGGGTGGGGGCTTCGCGCTGGGCTCAGGGCAGACGTCCAGCATCAACGTGCCCGCGGGCACCCAAGCCGGGAGGATATGGGCCCGCACCGGGTGCTCCTTCAATGGCGGTAGCGGGAGCTGCCAGACCGGCGACTGCGGCGGCCAGCTATCCTGCTCCCTCTCCGGGCGGCCACCAGCAACGCTGGCCGAGTACACCATCGGCGGCGGCAGCACCCAGGACTTCTACGACATCTCGGTGATCGACGGCTTCAACCTTGCCATGGACTTCTCGTGCAGCACCGGCGACGCGCTCCAGTGCAGGGACCCCAGCtgcccgccgccgcaagcctaccAACACCCCAACGACGTCGCCAC